One region of Baekduia soli genomic DNA includes:
- a CDS encoding phosphotransferase family protein codes for MTRPSADAGASDAEIIQLIQAFIGAQTGETPPEIVRLHRASLGKSRENWSLDAVWGGDASGPEPLIVRRDPEGGLVDTDRELEFNLLRALEPSGLPVPKVRWLDATGEWLGRPSLVMRRLAGESDYFVVNNDHLPLATRVSLAERFCDLLAAVHLVPWAQLGLGEILPDPGPGAAEAELARFEQVLRTDELRRYDEIEAILAWLRDHAPRSEPTVLVHADFKPGNVLLADGEITALLDWELAHLGDRHEDLGWVTQPLREREHLIAGAWERDQLLQRYADATGFDVDEDALHWWQTFATFRTLVMQVSGLRAYVEDRSDKAYRPTQKVLSTGMRQITKGSAA; via the coding sequence ATGACCAGGCCATCGGCCGATGCGGGTGCCAGCGACGCGGAGATCATCCAGCTCATCCAGGCGTTCATCGGCGCACAGACCGGCGAGACGCCGCCCGAGATCGTGCGGCTGCACCGCGCGTCGCTGGGCAAGTCGCGCGAGAACTGGTCGCTGGACGCCGTCTGGGGCGGCGACGCGTCCGGGCCCGAGCCCCTCATCGTGCGCCGCGACCCCGAGGGCGGGCTGGTCGACACCGACCGCGAGCTGGAGTTCAACCTGCTGCGGGCGCTGGAGCCCAGCGGCCTGCCGGTCCCGAAGGTGCGCTGGCTGGACGCCACGGGGGAGTGGCTGGGCCGCCCATCGCTGGTCATGCGCCGCCTGGCCGGGGAGTCGGACTACTTCGTCGTCAACAACGACCACCTCCCGCTCGCGACGCGGGTGTCGCTGGCCGAGCGCTTCTGCGACCTGCTGGCCGCGGTGCACCTCGTGCCGTGGGCGCAGCTCGGCCTGGGGGAGATCCTGCCCGACCCCGGGCCCGGCGCCGCCGAGGCCGAGCTGGCCCGCTTCGAGCAGGTCCTGCGCACCGACGAGCTGCGCCGCTACGACGAGATCGAGGCGATCCTGGCCTGGCTGCGCGACCACGCGCCGCGCTCGGAGCCCACGGTGCTCGTGCACGCCGACTTCAAGCCGGGCAACGTGCTGCTGGCCGACGGCGAGATCACCGCGCTGCTGGACTGGGAGCTCGCCCACCTCGGCGACCGCCACGAGGACCTCGGCTGGGTGACCCAGCCGCTGCGCGAGCGCGAGCACCTCATCGCCGGCGCATGGGAACGCGACCAGCTCCTGCAGCGCTACGCCGACGCGACGGGCTTCGACGTCGACGAGGATGCCCTGCACTGGTGGCAGACGTTCGCCACGTTCCGCACCCTCGTCATGCAGGTCAGCGGCCTGCGCGCCTACGTCGAGGACCGGTCCGACAAGGCCTACCGGCCGACGCAGAAGGTGCTGAGCACCGGCATGCGCCAGATCACGAAGGGGAGCGCCGCATGA
- a CDS encoding HD domain-containing phosphohydrolase — protein MGGAGIERAQVRLAELVGALSLGVDLGFGQPMEHVLRQCLIALRLAERVGLDDGSRAVVYYAALLVNVGCHSDAHEQARWFGDDIALRAARYEHPLGSMRATVAGMRLLGSGNPPLHRFRVGLEFALSGRQAVDDMIRHHAEMARGLAEQLALPDAVLDAVGSTYEQWDGRGWPGRLRGDDVPIAARLAQLAEFVEVAHRVGGVEAARTFARERAGTQFDPELAAVFAEEADLLLADLDDAATWDAVIAAEPMLVGALSPDAFDDALLAIADFVDLKSPFTLGHARAVSGLAAAAGERLGLDAGEVRALRRAGLAHDLGRLGISNAIWDKPGPLGAGERERVRMLPYLTERMLRQSPALAPLGRIAVAHRERLDGSGHPHGLAGPAIPRLARVLGAADAYQAMCEPRPHRPAHGAGEAATQLRAEVRAGRLDREAVEAVLGAAGHRVARRREGPAGLTVREVEVLRLAARGLSTRVIAERLVIAPKTAANHIEHIYTKIGVSTRAQASLFAMRHGLLPEEPPASDGLPADRAGV, from the coding sequence GTGGGCGGCGCTGGGATCGAACGGGCGCAGGTCCGGCTCGCCGAGCTGGTGGGCGCGCTGTCGCTGGGCGTCGACCTCGGATTCGGCCAGCCGATGGAGCACGTGCTGCGCCAGTGCCTGATCGCGCTGCGCCTGGCCGAGCGCGTCGGCCTCGACGACGGCTCGCGGGCGGTCGTCTACTACGCGGCGTTGCTGGTCAACGTCGGCTGCCACTCCGACGCCCACGAGCAGGCCAGGTGGTTCGGGGACGACATCGCGCTGCGGGCCGCGCGCTACGAGCATCCGCTGGGCAGCATGCGGGCGACGGTGGCGGGTATGCGGCTGCTCGGCTCGGGCAACCCGCCGCTGCACCGGTTCCGCGTCGGCCTGGAGTTCGCGCTGTCGGGCCGCCAGGCCGTCGACGACATGATCCGCCACCACGCCGAGATGGCCCGGGGCCTGGCCGAGCAGCTCGCCCTGCCCGACGCGGTGCTGGACGCGGTCGGAAGCACCTACGAGCAGTGGGACGGCCGCGGCTGGCCGGGCCGGCTGCGCGGCGACGACGTCCCGATCGCCGCCCGGCTGGCCCAGCTGGCCGAGTTCGTGGAGGTCGCCCACCGGGTCGGCGGCGTCGAGGCGGCCCGGACGTTCGCGCGCGAGCGCGCGGGCACCCAGTTCGACCCGGAGCTGGCGGCGGTCTTCGCCGAGGAGGCCGACCTGCTGCTCGCCGACCTCGACGACGCCGCGACCTGGGATGCCGTCATCGCCGCCGAGCCCATGCTCGTCGGCGCCCTGTCGCCCGACGCCTTCGACGACGCGCTGCTGGCCATCGCCGACTTCGTCGACCTCAAGTCCCCGTTCACGCTCGGCCACGCCCGCGCGGTGTCCGGGCTGGCCGCCGCGGCGGGCGAGCGGCTGGGCCTCGACGCCGGCGAGGTCCGCGCCCTGCGCCGGGCCGGGCTGGCCCACGACCTGGGGCGTCTGGGGATCTCCAACGCGATCTGGGACAAGCCCGGCCCGCTCGGCGCCGGCGAGCGCGAGCGCGTGCGGATGCTGCCCTACCTGACCGAGCGCATGCTGCGCCAGTCCCCGGCCCTGGCGCCGCTGGGCCGGATCGCCGTGGCCCACCGCGAGCGCCTGGACGGCTCGGGCCACCCGCACGGCCTGGCGGGCCCGGCGATCCCGCGCCTGGCGCGGGTCCTCGGCGCCGCCGACGCCTACCAGGCCATGTGCGAGCCGCGCCCGCACCGGCCGGCGCACGGCGCCGGCGAGGCGGCGACCCAGCTGCGCGCCGAGGTCCGTGCGGGCCGCCTGGACCGCGAGGCGGTGGAGGCCGTGCTCGGCGCCGCCGGTCATCGCGTGGCGCGTCGCCGCGAGGGGCCGGCGGGCCTGACCGTGCGGGAGGTCGAGGTCCTGCGGCTGGCCGCCCGGGGCCTGTCGACGCGGGTGATCGCCGAGCGGCTCGTCATCGCGCCGAAGACCGCGGCCAACCACATCGAGCACATCTACACCAAGATCGGCGTGTCGACCCGCGCACAGGCCAGCCTGTTCGCGATGCGCCACGGGCTCCTGCCCGAGGAGCCGCCGGCGTCCGACGGCCTGCCGGCCGATCGCGCCGGCGTCTGA
- a CDS encoding enolase-like domain-containing protein → MSACDSREAGADGDDREADAGGTYARVAGLPLCVERCELLPLARDISSGFTKISTVVRLSGDGHEGQGEDITWDQIDHLEHLRGAGELSWLRGTRTLDAFSTLLGLADLFPVAPIRESARDYRRWAFESAALDLALRQSGLSLQDAVGRAAEPVTFVVSLRLDDRAGLARLRALRAADPGLRFKLDPVDSWDDALLAELAALDCVDVVDMKGLYRNATVAMDADPVLYGRVFEHLPRVWIEDPALAPATIGLLDGRRDRVTWDEPIHAVGDIRALPWRPRLLNLKPARFGSVRRLFETYDYCRAHDIGAYGGGMFEQGPGRGQLQYLASLFHPDGPNDLAPVAYNLHAPAGGLPRSPLAPEPHETGFRWGDYDARRSIREAPGGPGAR, encoded by the coding sequence GTGTCCGCCTGCGACTCCAGGGAGGCCGGCGCGGACGGCGACGACCGCGAGGCGGACGCCGGAGGGACATACGCACGGGTCGCCGGGCTGCCGTTGTGCGTGGAGCGGTGCGAGCTGCTGCCGCTGGCCCGCGACATCTCGAGCGGGTTCACGAAGATCTCCACGGTCGTGCGGCTGAGTGGCGACGGCCACGAGGGCCAGGGCGAGGACATCACCTGGGACCAGATCGACCACCTCGAGCACCTGCGCGGCGCCGGCGAGCTCTCGTGGCTGCGCGGGACGCGCACGCTGGACGCGTTCTCCACCCTGCTCGGGCTCGCCGACCTCTTCCCGGTGGCACCGATCCGCGAGAGCGCCCGCGACTACCGCCGCTGGGCCTTCGAGAGCGCCGCGCTGGACCTCGCCCTGCGCCAGAGCGGCCTGTCGCTGCAGGACGCCGTCGGCCGGGCAGCCGAGCCGGTGACGTTCGTCGTGTCCCTGCGGCTCGACGATCGCGCGGGCCTCGCGCGCCTGCGCGCCCTCCGCGCGGCGGATCCCGGCCTGAGGTTCAAGCTCGACCCCGTCGACAGCTGGGACGATGCGCTGCTGGCCGAGCTGGCGGCGCTGGACTGCGTCGACGTCGTCGACATGAAGGGGCTGTATCGCAACGCGACGGTCGCCATGGACGCCGACCCCGTCCTCTACGGCCGGGTCTTCGAGCACCTGCCGCGGGTGTGGATCGAGGACCCCGCGCTCGCGCCGGCCACGATCGGGCTGCTCGACGGCCGCCGCGACCGCGTCACCTGGGACGAGCCGATCCACGCCGTCGGCGACATCCGGGCGCTGCCGTGGAGGCCCCGGCTGCTCAACCTCAAGCCCGCGCGCTTCGGCAGCGTGCGACGGCTGTTCGAGACCTACGACTACTGCCGCGCGCACGACATCGGCGCCTACGGCGGGGGCATGTTCGAGCAGGGCCCGGGCCGCGGGCAGCTCCAGTACCTGGCGTCGCTGTTCCACCCCGACGGCCCCAACGACCTCGCTCCCGTCGCCTACAACCTGCACGCCCCGGCGGGCGGGCTCCCCCGCTCGCCGCTGGCCCCCGAGCCCCACGAGACCGGCTTTCGCTGGGGCGACTACGACGCGCGCCGCAGCATCCGCGAGGCGCCGGGCGGCCCCGGGGCGCGGTAG
- a CDS encoding DUF2652 domain-containing protein, with translation MENRRALLLIADIGGYTEYMQYHRSMLGHAEAATTRLLKKVVDAARGFELIEIEGDAAFLSREAGGLDGDATLAAVIDAAVAMHRAFHAERRLVERNLCPCESCTQTADLKLKFVAHVGEVATQTIRRRRKLIGMDVILVHRLLKNPVPVPEYVLLSEDLYRDGAVTPPERPVHEIAHDLEGIGPVRAYFVEVDDLAGPLGPMPEPSLLERVGGTLGMVGRGLRYIPRRRGLAAH, from the coding sequence GTGGAGAACCGGCGCGCGCTGCTGCTGATCGCCGACATCGGCGGCTACACCGAGTACATGCAGTACCACCGGTCGATGCTCGGGCACGCGGAGGCCGCCACGACGCGCCTGCTCAAGAAGGTCGTCGACGCCGCCCGCGGCTTCGAGCTCATCGAGATCGAGGGCGACGCCGCGTTCCTCTCGCGCGAGGCCGGCGGGCTGGACGGCGACGCGACCCTCGCGGCCGTCATCGACGCGGCCGTCGCCATGCACCGCGCCTTCCACGCCGAGCGGCGGCTCGTCGAGCGCAACCTGTGCCCCTGCGAGAGCTGCACGCAGACCGCCGACCTCAAGCTGAAGTTCGTGGCGCACGTCGGCGAGGTCGCGACCCAGACGATCAGGCGCCGGCGAAAGCTCATCGGCATGGACGTGATCCTCGTCCACCGCCTGCTGAAGAACCCCGTGCCCGTGCCCGAGTACGTGCTGCTGTCCGAGGACCTGTACCGCGATGGCGCCGTGACGCCGCCCGAGCGGCCGGTCCACGAGATCGCCCACGACCTCGAGGGCATCGGGCCCGTGCGCGCGTACTTCGTGGAGGTCGACGACCTCGCGGGGCCCCTCGGCCCGATGCCCGAGCCGTCCCTGCTCGAGCGCGTCGGCGGGACGCTCGGCATGGTCGGGCGCGGCCTGCGGTACATCCCGCGCCGCCGGGGCCTCGCCGCTCACTGA
- a CDS encoding cyclic nucleotide-binding domain-containing protein encodes MAARRSPTSRGRRHAPGGPARSGPLRRAQLSFAAMWSGECAFMVALGVVAFRAGGVGVVGAVTAARMASAALLAPLLATRADRVRRERVLTCVGAVRAVTLGGAAAVTASGGPAAATYGLAVVATVAMTMYRPAHSALLPALARSPRELTSANAVRGMLDSLATLSGPVVAAVLLAASGPAAVFAACAGASLVAGLATTALAYDAPPRAQPDSAGGRELLQGFATITGDRRLSLITGLGVVQTFTRGCLSVFTVVVAIDLLDTGDPGVGVLNAAVGGGGVVGSVAAFGLVRRGGLARWFGVGIALFGAPLALVGVVPERAAAIVLLGAVGVGNALIDVGGFTLLARLADEAVLARMFASFEAVLTLGVAIGGLLAPMVIEGLGVRPALAVVGVLAPLAVAASWTALRRLDAGMRVRDADIEILREVDMLGALPAATIEQLGAGLAHAEFAPREAVFEQGERGDRFYVVESGRAEVVRGGQVVATLGRGEGFGEIALLCDEPRTATVRAGSDAHLRVGVLQRRAYLTAVTGYPASAAAGQAVVTEIRARDAGRTPAAGAQ; translated from the coding sequence GTGGCGGCCCGTCGCTCTCCGACGTCCCGCGGGCGGCGGCACGCGCCCGGGGGCCCGGCGCGCAGCGGACCGCTGCGCCGCGCGCAGCTCTCGTTCGCCGCGATGTGGTCCGGCGAGTGCGCGTTCATGGTCGCGCTCGGCGTCGTGGCGTTCCGCGCGGGCGGCGTCGGTGTCGTCGGCGCCGTCACGGCCGCGCGGATGGCGAGCGCGGCGCTGCTCGCGCCGCTGCTGGCGACCCGGGCCGACCGGGTCCGCCGCGAGCGGGTGCTGACGTGCGTCGGCGCGGTGCGCGCCGTGACGCTGGGAGGCGCCGCGGCTGTGACGGCCTCCGGCGGCCCGGCGGCCGCGACCTACGGCCTGGCCGTCGTCGCCACCGTCGCCATGACCATGTACCGGCCGGCCCACTCGGCGCTGCTGCCCGCGCTGGCCCGGTCGCCCCGGGAGCTGACGAGCGCCAACGCGGTGCGCGGGATGCTGGACTCGCTCGCCACGCTCAGCGGCCCGGTGGTCGCCGCGGTCCTGCTTGCGGCCAGCGGCCCGGCCGCGGTCTTCGCCGCGTGCGCCGGCGCGTCGCTGGTCGCCGGCCTGGCCACCACCGCCCTCGCCTACGACGCGCCCCCGCGGGCGCAGCCCGACAGCGCCGGCGGACGCGAGCTGCTGCAGGGCTTCGCCACGATCACGGGCGACCGCCGGCTCTCGCTGATCACCGGGCTCGGCGTGGTGCAGACGTTCACGCGCGGCTGCCTGTCGGTCTTCACGGTGGTGGTTGCGATCGACCTCCTGGACACGGGCGACCCGGGCGTCGGCGTCCTCAACGCAGCGGTCGGCGGCGGCGGCGTCGTGGGCTCGGTCGCCGCGTTCGGCCTGGTCCGGCGGGGCGGGCTGGCCCGGTGGTTCGGCGTCGGCATCGCGCTGTTCGGCGCGCCGTTGGCCCTCGTCGGCGTCGTCCCGGAGCGCGCGGCGGCGATCGTGCTGCTCGGCGCGGTCGGGGTCGGCAACGCGCTCATCGACGTCGGCGGCTTCACGCTGCTGGCCCGGCTGGCCGACGAGGCCGTCCTGGCGCGCATGTTCGCGAGCTTCGAGGCCGTCCTGACGCTCGGCGTCGCGATCGGGGGCCTGCTCGCGCCCATGGTCATCGAGGGGCTCGGCGTCCGCCCCGCGCTCGCCGTCGTCGGCGTCCTGGCGCCGCTGGCCGTCGCCGCGAGCTGGACCGCGCTGCGGCGGCTGGACGCCGGGATGCGCGTGCGCGACGCCGACATCGAGATCCTGCGGGAGGTCGACATGCTGGGCGCGCTGCCGGCGGCGACGATCGAGCAGCTCGGCGCCGGGCTCGCGCACGCCGAGTTCGCGCCGCGGGAGGCCGTGTTCGAGCAGGGCGAGCGCGGCGACCGCTTCTACGTGGTCGAGTCCGGGCGTGCGGAGGTGGTCCGCGGCGGGCAGGTCGTCGCGACGCTGGGCCGCGGCGAGGGCTTCGGCGAGATCGCCCTGCTGTGCGACGAGCCGCGCACGGCCACCGTCCGCGCCGGCTCCGACGCGCACCTGCGCGTGGGCGTCCTGCAGCGCCGGGCCTACCTCACGGCGGTCACGGGCTACCCGGCCAGCGCCGCCGCCGGGCAGGCGGTCGTCACCGAGATCCGGGCGCGGGACGCCGGGCGCACGCCGGCGGCCGGGGCTCAGTGA
- a CDS encoding DUF4232 domain-containing protein has protein sequence MRLPHALLPAVAALVAAVPATAGQGPAARAARAARAPAPAPRCRTAELAVALVRSPGGGAAGSVYQELAFTNRGRGTCALIGHPGVSFVAGGDGHRVGAAARRVAPPRPARVVLARRARAIATLRIARTADFPPSDCRPRRVRGLRVYPPGATAAAFVRRPGTACSSRADAQLSVTAVRAGRPPG, from the coding sequence ATGCGCCTCCCCCACGCCCTGCTCCCCGCGGTCGCGGCCCTGGTGGCCGCGGTGCCCGCGACGGCCGGTCAGGGCCCGGCGGCCCGGGCGGCCCGGGCGGCGCGCGCTCCCGCCCCCGCCCCGCGGTGCCGCACGGCCGAGCTGGCGGTCGCCCTCGTGCGCAGCCCGGGCGGCGGCGCGGCCGGCTCGGTCTACCAGGAGCTCGCGTTCACCAACCGTGGCCGGGGGACCTGCGCGCTGATCGGCCATCCCGGCGTCTCCTTCGTCGCGGGCGGCGACGGTCACCGGGTCGGGGCCGCGGCCCGCCGCGTCGCGCCCCCGCGGCCGGCGCGCGTCGTCCTCGCGCGTCGCGCCCGTGCGATCGCGACGCTGCGCATCGCCCGGACCGCCGACTTCCCGCCCTCGGACTGCCGGCCGCGCCGGGTGCGGGGGCTGCGGGTCTACCCGCCCGGCGCGACGGCGGCGGCGTTCGTGCGCCGCCCCGGCACGGCCTGCTCCTCGCGCGCCGACGCCCAGCTCTCGGTCACCGCCGTCCGCGCGGGCCGGCCGCCGGGGTGA
- a CDS encoding acetamidase/formamidase family protein, whose amino-acid sequence MPGPTAVSTAAETVYVDRFCDGIIGPSAEVIGTVRDGGHIVANTAPGCWGPMITPAIQGGHEVTLPVAVEGAQVGDAIAIRIRSIDVTSVATSSGNDRAIEGRFNGDPYCAKVCAGCGAQDEETVVEGIGPDSVRCAACGAPAAPFAFTNGYTMAFDDARRLGVTVDAARAEAFARDAHHAAALPAASVQNPILLFAPADLVGVVARMRPFMGQLGTMPAVDLPDSHNAGDFGAFLLGAPHRHAVTPEQLAQRTDGHLDIDAVRAGAILVCPVKVPGGGVYLGDMHAMQGDGEIAGHTADVAGTVTLQVSVVKGLALDGPVLFPLAEDLPFLARPLTAAEREAAEALAARHGGVTVEDGLPVSVVGTGPDLNSAVDNGLRRAATILGMEVPEVMNRATISGAIEIGRAPGVVQVTFRAPAAALAACGLDGLAREQYGAPA is encoded by the coding sequence ATGCCCGGACCCACCGCCGTCTCCACCGCTGCGGAGACCGTCTACGTCGATCGCTTCTGCGACGGCATCATCGGGCCCAGCGCCGAGGTGATCGGCACGGTCCGCGACGGTGGCCACATCGTCGCCAACACCGCACCGGGGTGCTGGGGGCCGATGATCACGCCCGCGATCCAGGGTGGCCACGAGGTCACGTTGCCGGTCGCCGTGGAGGGCGCCCAGGTCGGCGACGCGATCGCGATCCGCATCCGCTCCATCGACGTCACCTCCGTGGCGACGTCCTCGGGCAACGACCGGGCGATCGAGGGCCGCTTCAACGGCGACCCGTACTGCGCGAAGGTCTGCGCCGGCTGCGGCGCGCAGGACGAGGAGACCGTCGTGGAGGGCATCGGGCCCGACAGCGTGCGCTGCGCGGCCTGCGGCGCGCCCGCCGCGCCGTTCGCCTTCACCAACGGCTACACCATGGCCTTCGACGACGCGCGGCGCCTGGGCGTCACGGTCGACGCCGCGCGGGCCGAGGCGTTCGCCCGCGACGCCCACCACGCCGCCGCGCTGCCCGCGGCCTCGGTGCAGAACCCGATCCTGCTGTTCGCCCCGGCCGACCTCGTCGGCGTCGTCGCGCGGATGCGCCCGTTCATGGGCCAGCTCGGCACGATGCCGGCCGTCGACCTGCCGGACTCCCACAACGCCGGGGACTTCGGCGCGTTCCTGCTCGGCGCGCCGCACCGCCACGCGGTGACCCCCGAGCAGCTCGCCCAGCGCACCGACGGCCACCTCGACATCGACGCCGTCCGCGCCGGGGCGATCCTCGTCTGCCCCGTGAAGGTCCCCGGCGGCGGCGTCTACCTCGGCGACATGCACGCGATGCAGGGCGACGGCGAGATCGCCGGCCACACCGCCGACGTGGCGGGCACCGTCACGCTGCAGGTGTCGGTGGTCAAGGGCCTCGCGCTCGACGGCCCGGTCCTGTTCCCGCTGGCGGAGGACCTGCCGTTCCTCGCCCGCCCGCTGACCGCGGCCGAGCGCGAGGCGGCCGAGGCGCTGGCGGCCCGCCACGGCGGGGTGACCGTGGAGGACGGGCTGCCCGTGTCCGTCGTCGGCACGGGACCGGACCTCAACAGCGCCGTGGACAACGGGCTGCGCCGGGCCGCCACGATCCTCGGCATGGAGGTCCCCGAGGTCATGAACCGCGCGACGATCAGCGGCGCGATCGAGATCGGCCGGGCGCCCGGCGTCGTGCAGGTCACGTTCCGCGCGCCCGCCGCGGCCCTCGCGGCGTGCGGGCTCGACGGGCTCGCGCGCGAGCAGTACGGCGCGCCGGCCTGA